One genomic region from Desulfovibrio sp. Huiquan2017 encodes:
- a CDS encoding ThiF family adenylyltransferase translates to MTHILEASAPELRDGVEVFLYPEKEGICQVLFLFLSNRRRLRIECKPAFATLLKELSKPLPLTDSLNHSGLVMDEETEAFLSFLETEGIVTLSDPLATDLLPVEYVEQYKRQLYFLLDILKSPQKAHEVQKRIFDAHITVFGLGAVGSGILQQLCMMGFRRFTLIDCADVEENDIARTPYRIATQVGIPKTEAAKALAADFAFDPEVELHNVTLRTDTDLDELVQGTTLIINTTDQPYVGYTNIKLSRYSLQHDIPVLAAGGFDAHLASLGELLIPHVTPCADCYATFFHESLKDWKPIPHPVKEREGWFGGLGSLSTFSASTAVLDILGYFMNPEDRKAAPGGRGEFLFHDYSLDTFVVERDKECQFCGEGRK, encoded by the coding sequence ATGACGCATATTTTGGAAGCCTCCGCCCCGGAACTTCGAGACGGGGTGGAGGTTTTTCTTTATCCTGAGAAGGAAGGGATCTGCCAGGTCCTCTTCCTTTTTTTGTCCAACAGACGGCGTTTGCGCATTGAGTGCAAACCGGCCTTTGCGACTCTGCTCAAGGAATTATCCAAGCCGCTGCCATTAACGGATTCCCTGAACCATTCCGGGCTGGTCATGGACGAAGAAACCGAGGCCTTTCTCTCCTTTCTTGAGACTGAAGGAATCGTCACCTTGTCCGACCCGCTCGCAACGGACCTGCTTCCCGTCGAGTATGTGGAGCAATACAAGCGCCAGTTGTATTTCTTGCTGGATATCCTCAAGTCGCCGCAAAAGGCTCATGAAGTCCAAAAGCGGATTTTTGACGCGCACATAACCGTTTTCGGCCTCGGCGCCGTGGGCAGCGGCATCCTGCAACAGCTCTGCATGATGGGCTTTAGGCGATTTACCCTCATCGACTGCGCCGATGTCGAGGAGAACGACATAGCCCGGACGCCGTACCGGATTGCCACACAGGTGGGAATCCCCAAGACGGAGGCTGCCAAGGCGTTGGCGGCGGATTTCGCCTTTGATCCCGAAGTCGAGTTGCATAATGTCACCCTCAGGACGGATACCGACCTCGACGAGTTGGTCCAGGGAACGACGCTCATCATCAACACCACCGATCAACCCTACGTCGGCTACACCAACATCAAGCTTTCGCGGTATTCCCTGCAGCACGACATACCCGTGCTGGCTGCCGGTGGATTCGATGCCCATCTCGCATCTCTGGGGGAGTTGCTGATCCCCCATGTGACGCCGTGCGCGGATTGCTATGCCACGTTTTTTCATGAGAGCCTGAAGGATTGGAAGCCGATCCCCCACCCGGTCAAGGAGCGCGAAGGCTGGTTCGGCGGGTTGGGCAGCCTGTCCACGTTCAGCGCCTCCACGGCAGTGCTGGATATCCTGGGCTACTTCATGAACCCGGAAGACCGAAAGGCGGCTCCCGGCGGGCGGGGCGAATTTCTTTTTCATGATTACAGTCTCGATACCTTTGTCGTTGAAAGGGACAAGGAGTGCCAGTTCTGCGGGGAGGGGCGGAAATGA
- a CDS encoding AAA domain-containing protein, translating into MPTLLPLLVLGEAKAFRRKDATAEFSSTNTPLQDRSQGFEMKKDSSITLTESDKERLLAILNSWHKVEFFIPFDLDGSVVKDTHRYKQVNWLLENSLHAESEMFPFPECAADKAPRYGLFLGVFDKEEISLISNRILKPTQTDEYENEARGSLEGATCFAKIKLNEHKEPLFDEISISTLPWALGTVQSSGLPGLNAREFSLAQGRLVKMLQNFATQRGQADTPLPLTAEDVTGLRNLLYEWAQFTPKDEKALGLIQWQEAYRRSERNDGDDGQDANSPVEPEIDILNSFFIQDIERAIQDVEAGRISRSLFEFLTPRNPTERIDVYSNNGRQLLRQKLHPKLFNHGHWFDTPEHLMSLMQQFAINMAFEANEESGIFSVNGPPGTGKTTLLRDVVAENIVRRAKILASYQTAGCAFDGKKQIPLGDGIWTRALKPELAGFEMIVASSNNAAVNNISRELPKQASLGDCWRQWTYIQPTAQKIATRNKGNHFTPLPENESQWGLIACALGNANNRRQFNNGFAFYPDPRNPLPAHELGLLTIYDWIKRYDGPNVDAARAAFLSKQKRVEEELEKRAFFADSTEELAEQTETTYTGAELHKVELCRQEAANIKREIANTSQKASEIRHAILQTEKDRHILDQRKPSWFSRLLRRPSAREYISKARVLKSMRKSLEADITAVDSQLGLLHDQETEINVQWEEASNRLNMRRHEWNDKTAKLAGLKQQFSDIDVPRTPDELESDTFQLRGLWNDKRLSTLRTELFGAALALHEAWLADVGRNKANGGAGFGGNIMAISTYLKGHARLEESDALTIWQSLFMIVPVVSTTFASYANQFKDVGSNSLGWLFIDEAGQAVPQAAVGALWRTQNAVVVGDPLQIEPVFTVPANLIRPISALSPYTKEGGFAPNAVSAQNLADACNKYGAYTSSGSGETETWIGSPLRVHRRCIDPMFSVSNDIAYEGKMIFGLPHKSTPNQPPLPVASSWVHIPGTTSKQQIVPGQIEFVVRLIIDTFIRYGELPAVYVISPFKAVKNELQKKLTKDWTNYGATVVPPNRTLHDWCKERIGTVHTFQGKEEDCVIMVLGADGDTKIGAAQWASSKPNLLNVAITRAKKRCFIVGDKELWAKMKYFPIAQREFKTTTPEIMLGALLGEKSP; encoded by the coding sequence ATGCCCACACTCCTGCCTCTGTTGGTTTTGGGTGAGGCTAAAGCTTTTAGACGAAAAGACGCTACCGCAGAATTCTCCTCGACAAATACCCCCCTCCAAGATCGATCCCAAGGTTTTGAAATGAAAAAAGACAGCAGCATCACCCTGACTGAATCCGATAAAGAACGTCTCCTCGCCATCCTCAATTCATGGCATAAAGTTGAATTCTTCATCCCGTTTGATCTTGATGGAAGCGTTGTCAAAGACACGCACCGTTATAAACAAGTAAACTGGCTACTCGAAAATTCGCTCCATGCCGAATCGGAGATGTTCCCCTTTCCGGAGTGCGCAGCAGACAAGGCTCCCAGGTACGGTTTATTCCTTGGCGTGTTTGACAAAGAAGAGATTTCTTTGATCAGCAATCGTATCCTGAAGCCAACGCAAACTGATGAATACGAAAATGAGGCACGAGGGAGTTTAGAGGGGGCCACTTGCTTTGCAAAGATTAAACTCAACGAGCACAAGGAACCTCTTTTCGATGAAATCTCGATTTCGACTTTACCATGGGCATTGGGAACGGTTCAAAGCTCTGGACTACCGGGGCTGAACGCCAGGGAATTCTCATTGGCTCAAGGGCGGTTGGTCAAAATGCTTCAAAACTTCGCAACCCAACGAGGTCAGGCAGACACTCCGCTCCCGCTGACAGCAGAGGATGTTACCGGACTGCGCAACCTTCTGTATGAATGGGCCCAATTCACACCGAAAGATGAAAAGGCCCTTGGGTTAATACAGTGGCAGGAGGCATACCGAAGGTCAGAAAGAAATGACGGAGACGATGGACAAGATGCCAATAGCCCGGTTGAACCCGAGATAGACATCCTCAACAGTTTTTTCATCCAAGACATAGAGCGAGCAATACAGGACGTCGAGGCGGGCAGGATATCTCGCTCATTGTTCGAGTTCCTCACGCCGCGCAATCCAACGGAAAGGATCGACGTATACTCGAACAACGGCAGGCAGTTGCTGCGGCAAAAGCTACACCCCAAGCTATTCAATCATGGGCATTGGTTCGACACCCCGGAACATTTGATGAGCCTTATGCAGCAGTTCGCCATCAACATGGCCTTTGAGGCCAATGAGGAATCCGGCATTTTTTCGGTAAACGGCCCTCCGGGGACCGGCAAAACAACTTTGCTGCGTGACGTTGTCGCAGAAAACATTGTCCGGAGGGCCAAAATCCTGGCGTCCTACCAAACAGCCGGATGCGCTTTTGACGGCAAAAAACAAATTCCTTTGGGGGACGGGATTTGGACCCGCGCCCTTAAACCGGAGCTCGCCGGTTTCGAAATGATCGTCGCTTCGTCAAACAACGCCGCAGTCAACAACATATCCAGAGAGCTTCCCAAGCAGGCGTCACTGGGAGACTGTTGGCGGCAATGGACCTATATCCAGCCTACAGCCCAAAAAATCGCCACCCGAAACAAAGGGAACCACTTCACGCCTCTTCCTGAAAATGAATCGCAATGGGGGCTCATAGCTTGTGCCTTGGGGAACGCCAACAACAGAAGACAATTCAACAACGGTTTTGCGTTTTATCCAGACCCCAGGAACCCTCTCCCGGCTCACGAGCTCGGCCTGCTGACCATCTACGACTGGATAAAACGTTACGACGGGCCCAATGTTGATGCGGCCAGAGCGGCCTTCCTGTCCAAACAGAAGCGAGTGGAAGAGGAACTTGAAAAGCGAGCGTTCTTTGCCGATTCAACGGAGGAACTGGCTGAACAAACAGAAACAACTTACACTGGTGCAGAGCTACATAAGGTTGAGCTTTGCAGGCAAGAAGCTGCAAATATCAAAAGAGAAATAGCGAACACCAGCCAAAAGGCCTCTGAAATCCGACATGCCATTCTCCAGACAGAAAAGGACAGGCATATCCTCGATCAACGGAAACCCAGTTGGTTCAGCCGCCTTTTGCGACGTCCATCCGCCAGGGAATACATATCCAAAGCACGTGTCCTCAAGTCGATGCGAAAAAGCCTGGAGGCGGACATTACCGCCGTAGATAGCCAATTAGGTCTACTCCACGACCAAGAAACGGAGATAAACGTCCAATGGGAGGAAGCCTCGAATCGGCTCAATATGCGACGTCACGAATGGAATGATAAGACGGCAAAACTCGCCGGACTCAAACAACAGTTCAGTGACATCGACGTGCCCAGGACCCCAGACGAACTCGAATCCGACACATTCCAATTACGAGGACTCTGGAACGACAAACGGCTCTCAACACTCCGGACGGAACTCTTTGGTGCGGCACTCGCGCTGCACGAAGCATGGCTTGCCGACGTCGGCAGAAACAAGGCCAACGGCGGTGCAGGCTTCGGCGGCAACATCATGGCTATCAGCACCTATCTCAAAGGGCATGCCCGCCTTGAGGAATCCGATGCCCTCACAATTTGGCAAAGCCTCTTTATGATCGTGCCGGTAGTTTCGACCACCTTTGCTTCTTATGCGAACCAATTCAAGGACGTCGGCTCCAATTCTCTTGGCTGGCTATTCATTGACGAGGCCGGTCAAGCCGTTCCTCAAGCGGCAGTTGGCGCCTTGTGGCGGACACAAAATGCCGTTGTTGTCGGTGATCCGCTCCAAATCGAACCGGTCTTCACGGTCCCTGCCAACTTGATACGACCAATTTCGGCACTCTCACCATATACGAAAGAAGGCGGCTTCGCGCCGAATGCGGTTTCGGCTCAAAACCTAGCCGATGCGTGCAACAAATACGGAGCCTACACATCGTCCGGCTCAGGGGAAACCGAAACATGGATCGGGAGCCCTTTGCGGGTGCACAGACGGTGCATAGACCCTATGTTTTCCGTTTCAAACGACATCGCATATGAAGGCAAAATGATATTCGGCCTTCCCCATAAATCTACCCCCAATCAGCCCCCTTTGCCGGTGGCAAGCTCTTGGGTGCACATCCCTGGAACAACCAGCAAACAGCAGATTGTTCCAGGTCAAATTGAATTCGTTGTTCGACTCATCATAGACACGTTCATTCGTTATGGAGAACTCCCTGCGGTCTATGTCATATCGCCCTTTAAAGCCGTAAAGAATGAGCTGCAGAAAAAGCTGACAAAGGATTGGACTAATTACGGCGCGACTGTCGTGCCCCCCAACCGTACGCTTCACGACTGGTGCAAAGAGAGGATAGGGACCGTCCACACCTTCCAAGGCAAGGAAGAGGATTGCGTCATTATGGTCCTCGGCGCAGACGGGGACACCAAGATCGGAGCAGCCCAATGGGCCTCGTCAAAGCCCAATCTGCTCAATGTCGCGATTACTCGTGCGAAAAAGCGCTGCTTTATCGTTGGGGACAAGGAATTATGGGCGAAAATGAAGTACTTTCCCATAGCTCAAAGAGAATTCAAAACAACCACACCCGAGATAATGCTTGGAGCTCTACTCGGAGAAAAATCACCATAG
- a CDS encoding ATP-binding protein, which produces MSDTKKLRPKERDAIIKSLRSGVVPRIGLQHVQVGRALEVKSLLQDIDTVADGGSSFRMVIGEYGSGKTFFMNLVRTVALEKKLVTVHADMTPERRLYSSTGQTQSLYRELVRNLATRAKAEGGALPSVVEKFISTAIQESKTNGLQPSEVIHSRLQSLTELVGGYDFADVINAYWEGHDSGDEAAKGNAIRWLRGEFTTKTDARAALGVRTFVDDASMYDHLKILSQFVRLAGYGGLLVCIDEMVNLYKISNSVSRKNNYEQLLRILNDCLQANCEGLAFLMGGTPDFLLDTRRGLFSYEALQSRLALNTFASGHYVDMSGPVINLANLTPEDMYVLLERLRHVFASGSEEAYALPDDALTKFLEHCNNTIGQDYFRTPRNTIKAFLDLLAILEQNPGASWQELLHTVCIAKDNGGAESIEDTSGDDELTTFRI; this is translated from the coding sequence ATGAGCGACACAAAAAAACTCCGCCCCAAAGAGCGCGATGCGATAATCAAATCCCTTCGATCCGGCGTCGTCCCTCGAATCGGCCTTCAACATGTGCAGGTCGGCCGAGCCTTGGAAGTGAAAAGCCTGCTGCAAGACATCGATACGGTTGCCGACGGCGGATCCTCCTTTCGGATGGTGATCGGCGAATATGGGTCGGGAAAAACCTTTTTCATGAACCTGGTGCGGACCGTGGCTTTAGAGAAAAAGCTGGTAACGGTTCACGCGGACATGACCCCGGAACGTCGACTATACTCATCCACCGGTCAAACTCAATCTCTCTACCGAGAGCTCGTCAGGAATCTTGCCACACGCGCAAAGGCCGAAGGGGGAGCCCTGCCCTCGGTCGTTGAAAAATTCATTTCAACGGCAATTCAGGAGTCCAAGACAAACGGACTACAGCCCAGCGAAGTCATTCACTCCCGTCTTCAAAGTTTGACGGAACTGGTCGGCGGCTATGATTTTGCCGACGTCATCAATGCGTATTGGGAAGGCCATGACTCGGGAGACGAGGCGGCCAAGGGGAATGCGATCCGTTGGCTACGAGGAGAATTCACGACAAAGACCGACGCCCGGGCCGCCCTCGGCGTCAGGACCTTTGTCGATGACGCATCAATGTACGACCACTTGAAAATCCTGTCCCAATTCGTACGACTTGCCGGATACGGAGGTTTGCTTGTCTGTATAGACGAAATGGTCAACCTCTACAAAATCAGCAACTCCGTCAGCCGCAAGAACAACTACGAACAACTGCTACGGATACTGAACGATTGCCTGCAAGCCAATTGCGAAGGTCTTGCCTTCCTCATGGGAGGCACGCCTGATTTCCTTCTGGACACCAGGCGAGGGTTGTTCAGTTATGAAGCCCTTCAATCACGGCTCGCCCTGAACACCTTCGCTTCGGGCCACTATGTAGATATGAGCGGCCCTGTCATCAATCTGGCAAACCTTACGCCGGAGGATATGTATGTACTTCTGGAGCGGCTGCGCCATGTTTTCGCAAGCGGTAGTGAAGAAGCTTACGCCTTGCCGGATGACGCCTTGACGAAATTTCTTGAGCATTGCAACAACACCATCGGCCAAGACTACTTTCGAACTCCCCGCAACACCATCAAGGCCTTCCTCGACCTGCTGGCAATTCTCGAGCAAAACCCCGGGGCTTCCTGGCAGGAACTGTTGCACACCGTTTGCATAGCCAAGGACAACGGCGGTGCGGAATCGATCGAGGACACCTCGGGTGACGATGAGCTCACAACATTCAGAATCTAG
- a CDS encoding ThiF family adenylyltransferase, with protein sequence MSRYSDERFRLRPSVSFVPMPQEGTYQFFVSDIRQSFNLAFADEDYVTILSNLDGRLPYAKLAEAYALTDRQSVGLERLFEVLIERCAVEDARVVASRETDPFRRVKTFIGSYVPYYDVESVWQRIAESHAVVIGAGGVGSWVVSLLAQMGIRHFTLLDDDVVKPHNLNRSLFTKGDVGSLKTLALEKMLNSRREGYYTVRTIQEKLKSSERLIALLKGDMQPQTVLINCADFPSVAHTSAIINEAAFALDLPYIIAGGYNMHLSLVGPTIIPGKTPCFHCISHGMDQLKVAEIEGAERIVKEHRNLGNLAPLAALSASFVANECLKLLLGLPNLQPTMTSKRGEFNFFTKKLVLEEYGVWNECPYCSGSS encoded by the coding sequence ATGAGTCGATACAGCGATGAGCGCTTCCGCCTCCGCCCATCGGTTTCGTTCGTGCCCATGCCGCAGGAGGGGACCTACCAGTTCTTTGTTTCGGACATCAGGCAGAGTTTCAACCTGGCCTTTGCCGATGAGGATTACGTCACGATCCTTTCCAACCTGGATGGGCGTCTGCCGTATGCCAAGCTGGCGGAAGCCTATGCCCTCACTGACCGGCAGAGCGTCGGTTTGGAACGGCTTTTCGAGGTCCTGATTGAACGGTGTGCCGTGGAGGATGCGCGAGTTGTGGCGTCGCGCGAAACCGACCCGTTTCGGCGGGTCAAGACGTTCATCGGCTCCTATGTCCCGTATTACGATGTGGAATCCGTCTGGCAGCGGATAGCCGAAAGCCATGCGGTCGTGATCGGGGCCGGAGGCGTGGGGAGTTGGGTCGTCTCCCTGCTGGCCCAGATGGGTATCAGGCATTTCACGCTGCTCGACGACGACGTGGTCAAGCCGCACAACCTGAACCGCTCCCTGTTCACCAAGGGGGATGTGGGCAGCCTCAAGACCTTGGCCCTGGAAAAGATGCTCAACTCGCGACGGGAGGGGTATTACACGGTCCGGACCATTCAAGAGAAGCTGAAAAGTTCGGAGCGGCTGATCGCGTTGTTGAAGGGCGACATGCAGCCGCAGACGGTTCTGATCAATTGCGCGGATTTTCCTTCGGTGGCCCACACCTCGGCAATTATCAACGAGGCGGCCTTTGCGCTCGACCTGCCCTACATCATTGCCGGCGGCTACAACATGCACCTCAGCCTGGTGGGGCCGACGATCATCCCAGGCAAGACGCCGTGCTTCCATTGCATCTCGCACGGCATGGACCAGCTCAAGGTGGCCGAGATCGAGGGGGCGGAGCGCATCGTCAAGGAGCACCGCAACCTCGGCAATCTGGCCCCCCTGGCGGCGCTCTCCGCCTCCTTTGTGGCCAACGAGTGCCTGAAGCTGTTGCTCGGATTGCCGAATCTGCAGCCGACCATGACCAGCAAGCGCGGCGAGTTCAATTTTTTCACAAAGAAGTTGGTGCTGGAAGAGTATGGCGTGTGGAATGAGTGTCCGTATTGCAGTGGGAGTAGCTGA
- a CDS encoding TerB N-terminal domain-containing protein, which produces MGNAIVAVLIIWLIVHFIKKASAKKKAEQQLEEFTSSIEVRVTYSDDDYDDYNFKATQSDEQCWIPPGQSVEIYGHTIKGGMLYVGTGLGTLNGYGADPALINPELPRSSDRSCTENFGMSYWPSYSRISPEARAAYIDWLAKGRRVEGAYIGYVFLFFYGLERRVLHSKPGNEELLRIRDEASELLAIYGDNRSFRQYSENFLGLVSVLIGDGTHKSEINPNKIARGIYPPSFTIELGRNVAEGKPIPWNLALEWVLRDPETRLRVPAKRCPHEFAFLFKTLYQEKFGEGMVVPPNKKKIRLEYHPASSSLRGFSSDVDIPDPSGLKRPLGNLWKLVDQSMSELEAYSRLMGKDPEAAKGIAGIALLPGSIAMKRKSAELDALRQYCNSALAGKDMGTAQVNALIEMWPTKTSGKLTKAEASQTANILGALGIGMEPDPRRGGRTPAAGDEIILFKLPEGTEEAPGTGYHQAIALVHLTGLVAAADGDVSPEERSALNSHLASSLGLSPTETLRLTAFFEWIIARPPSMAGMKAKLAGLSAAQREKVADFLISVAGADGVIHPKEITILEKIYKTMGMEPKDVQTHIHRFLANGDSQPVTVKDADTGKTGYSIPPAPGASPEADVKLDADRLRLKREQTKEVAELLEDVFTDDVAEPEPEAEKAPDFYGLGAPYKDILVELGEQDSWDKDSFNALAEKFGLMPSGVLESLNDAALDNFDDEVLFDEENIEVNREVLEEMLA; this is translated from the coding sequence ATGGGAAATGCCATCGTTGCAGTCTTGATAATCTGGCTCATAGTCCACTTCATCAAAAAGGCATCCGCCAAGAAGAAGGCCGAGCAACAGCTCGAAGAATTCACCAGCAGCATCGAAGTCCGAGTCACCTATTCCGATGACGATTATGATGATTACAATTTTAAAGCGACACAATCCGACGAGCAATGCTGGATTCCTCCGGGCCAGTCTGTCGAGATATACGGACACACCATCAAAGGCGGAATGCTCTACGTTGGCACTGGACTTGGCACACTGAACGGCTACGGCGCCGATCCGGCCCTCATCAACCCCGAACTGCCCAGAAGCTCCGACAGATCGTGCACGGAAAATTTCGGAATGTCCTACTGGCCTTCGTACAGTCGGATCTCACCAGAAGCACGTGCTGCGTACATCGACTGGCTTGCCAAAGGGCGTCGGGTCGAAGGTGCGTATATAGGTTATGTCTTCCTGTTCTTTTATGGTCTTGAAAGACGGGTGTTGCACAGCAAGCCGGGGAATGAAGAATTGCTCCGGATACGCGACGAGGCGAGTGAGCTTCTTGCAATCTACGGCGACAACCGCTCGTTCAGGCAATACTCCGAAAACTTTTTGGGGCTTGTCAGTGTTCTGATCGGAGACGGCACCCACAAATCGGAAATCAATCCCAACAAAATCGCCAGGGGAATATATCCGCCAAGCTTCACAATAGAACTTGGCAGAAACGTTGCCGAGGGGAAACCGATACCTTGGAATCTGGCTCTGGAATGGGTACTCAGAGACCCGGAAACCAGATTGCGGGTACCGGCAAAGCGTTGTCCGCACGAATTCGCTTTCCTCTTCAAGACTCTTTACCAGGAAAAATTCGGCGAAGGGATGGTCGTTCCCCCCAACAAGAAAAAGATCAGACTTGAATATCATCCCGCCAGTTCATCCCTTCGAGGATTCAGCTCTGATGTTGACATTCCGGACCCAAGTGGCCTCAAACGTCCTCTCGGCAATCTCTGGAAACTTGTGGACCAAAGCATGTCGGAACTGGAGGCTTACAGCCGCCTTATGGGCAAGGACCCCGAAGCCGCAAAAGGAATTGCGGGCATCGCCCTCCTGCCCGGTTCCATCGCCATGAAACGCAAATCCGCAGAGCTGGACGCCCTCCGGCAGTATTGCAACAGCGCGTTGGCTGGCAAGGACATGGGGACCGCCCAGGTCAACGCACTGATCGAAATGTGGCCGACCAAGACCTCCGGCAAGCTCACCAAGGCGGAAGCCAGCCAAACGGCCAACATTCTTGGCGCATTGGGGATTGGAATGGAGCCCGATCCCCGGCGTGGAGGCCGCACTCCCGCAGCCGGAGATGAGATCATCCTTTTCAAATTGCCGGAAGGTACAGAGGAGGCTCCCGGCACAGGCTATCATCAGGCCATTGCCCTCGTACATCTGACGGGACTGGTCGCGGCCGCAGATGGAGACGTCTCGCCAGAAGAGCGTTCGGCCCTGAATTCTCATCTGGCTTCATCCTTGGGTTTGAGCCCGACAGAGACCTTGCGGCTCACCGCCTTTTTCGAATGGATCATTGCCCGTCCGCCGAGCATGGCCGGCATGAAGGCAAAATTGGCCGGGCTCAGTGCGGCGCAACGCGAAAAAGTGGCCGATTTCCTGATCAGTGTGGCCGGAGCGGATGGAGTCATTCACCCCAAGGAAATAACGATTCTGGAGAAGATATACAAAACCATGGGAATGGAGCCGAAGGATGTCCAGACCCACATCCACCGTTTCCTCGCCAACGGCGACAGCCAACCTGTTACCGTAAAAGATGCGGACACCGGCAAGACCGGCTATTCCATCCCGCCTGCTCCAGGCGCAAGTCCCGAAGCCGACGTCAAGCTTGATGCCGACCGTCTGCGTCTCAAGCGTGAACAGACGAAGGAGGTCGCCGAACTGCTGGAAGACGTTTTCACGGATGATGTCGCGGAACCGGAACCCGAAGCAGAAAAAGCCCCTGATTTCTATGGGCTTGGCGCACCGTACAAAGACATCCTTGTCGAACTCGGCGAACAGGACTCCTGGGACAAGGACAGCTTCAACGCTTTGGCTGAAAAATTCGGCTTGATGCCCTCCGGCGTGTTGGAATCATTGAATGATGCTGCGCTTGATAATTTCGATGACGAAGTGCTTTTTGATGAAGAGAACATAGAAGTGAACCGAGAAGTCCTTGAGGAGATGCTGGCATGA